The genomic segment ACGAGGCGTTCGCCGACTTCCTCGCGATCGGGTTCACCGCGGTCAAAGCGGACGTCCCCGAGGGCATGACCGCGAACGACTATCTCGCATGGATCGGCGGGTACGGACTGTCGCCGTCGCTCAGCCTGTTCAACTCGCCGTTCGACGACACGGTCACCGTGGACGGCGAGGTGGAGAAGGCCAAACGGTTCGCCGCCGATCAGGTCGCGCTCGGCCTCGACCGTACGATGATCTCGTCGATGGCCGTTCCTGCGCGTCTGGCGCAACCAGCCGTCGGCGCCGAGCTCGACGAGGGACGCCTGAGCCGGGCGATCGACATGTGCGGCGAGGTGTGCCGCGCGCTGACGGCCGAGGGACTGCGGCCGCTGCACCATTCGCACATCGGCGGGGTGTTCGAGACCGAGCACGAGATCACCCGGCTGCTCGACGACCTCGGCCCGGACGTGATCGGCTTCGGACCCGACACCGGGCATCTGCGCTGGGCCGGCATCGAACCGGCCGCCTTCATCCGCCGCTACGCCGACCGGCTGGGCGGCATCCACATCAAGGACGTCTTCCCCGACCACCTCGAAGGTTCGACGCTGTCGTACCGCGAGGCCACGGCGTCCAAGCGGCTGTGGGCCGAACCCGGCCTGGGCGTGGTCGACTTCGACGCCGTCCTCGCCGCGATCCCGGACGACTACGACGGCGACTACATGATCGAAGTCGACGAGCCGTCGGTCGAGTCGAAGCTCGAGTCGCACGAGATGTCGTTCGCCTGGGCCCGGCGCGCCCTGGCGGGCAGGGTCACCGAGTGACAGCGGCGGCCGGACCCGGCGTGCAACGATGCTGAGCTACGGAAGGACCAGGTCATGACTTCGACGGTGGCGGGACAGGCGGCGCGGCTCGGCGGCGCCGATCGGGTGCTCTCCGAGGACGAGGTCACGGCCTTCGTGCTCGATCAGCTGGGCGGGCTCGACGTGGACGGGCGCAGCGTCTGCGTGCTCGTGCCCGACGCGACCCGGACGTGCCCGCTGCCGTTGCTCGTCAGCGCCGTGCACCGCGCGCTGCACGGACGGGTGTCGCGGCTGACAGTTCTGATCGCCCTGGGCACGCACGGTGCGATGACGGACGAGGCCCTTGCCGCACACGTCGGCGTCTATCCGGACACCGAAGTGATCAACCACGAGTGGTGGAAGCCGGAGACTTTCGCGCACCTGGGCACGATCCCGAGTGAGCGCATCGCCGAACTGTCCGACGGCCGGATGAGCGGGGACGTGCCGGTCCTGCTCAATCGCGCAGTCGTCGAGCACGACATCGCGATCGTCGTCGGTCCGGTCCTGCCGCACGAGGTCGTCGGCATGTCCGGCGGCAACAAGTACTTCTTCCCGGGCGTGGCCGGCCAGCAGATCATCGACGTGTCGCACTGGCTGGGCGCGCTGATCACCTCCGCCGAGATCATCGGAACGACCGGGCTGACCCCCGTACGGGCTCTGATCAACGACGGCGCCGCGCTGATCCCCGCCGAGAAGTACGCGTTCTGCGTGGTCACAGCCGAGCTTCCGCCGGACGGGACGGACAGCGACAAGAGCAGCGCCCTGCACTCGATCTCGTTCGGCGACTGCGTCTCGTCCTGGTCCAGCGCAGCCGAGATCAGCGCGGCCACCCATGTCACGTACCTCGATCGGCCCCGGCGGCGGGTGCTGTCGATCGTCCCGCAGATGTACGACGAGATCTGGACCGGCGCCAAGGGCTTCTACAAGGTCGAACCGATCGTGGCCGACGGCGGCGAAGTCATCCTGTACGCGCCGCACATCCGCGAGATCGCCACCAGCCATCCGCAGATCCACGAGATCGGCTACCACTGCCGCGACTACTTCGTGCAGCAGTGGGACGCGTTCAAGCATGTGCACTGGGGCGTGCTGGCGCACTCCACGCACCTGCGCGGCGCAGGCACCTACGACGCGCGGACAGGCATCGAGAAACTGCGCGTTGATGTCACTTTGGCCACCGGCATCCCGGAGGAGGTATGCCGCGCGGTCAACCTCGGCTACCGCGATCCCGCAACGATCGACGTCGCCGAGTTCGCCACCGACCCGAACACCCTGGTCGTCCCCCGAGCCGGCGAGGTCCTGTTCCGGCTGCGCTGATCCCCGGACGACGCCCTAACGCGGGCGGCTGCCCAGGGCTGCTCGTGGGCGGGGCACGGCCGTGGTGCCGCGCGGCGGGGCCGTCGACTTGCGCACCACCAGCCGTACGGGAAGCACAAGCGGACGACCGCTCGTCCTCGCGCCCTGAGCCACCGCGATGCAGTTCTGCATGCCGGTGAAGCCCATCCGATACAGCGGGGACGCGATCGTGGTGAGCTGCGGCTCCACCAGCTCGTCGAAGATGATGTTGTCGAAGCCGACC from the Paractinoplanes abujensis genome contains:
- a CDS encoding sugar phosphate isomerase/epimerase family protein gives rise to the protein MSRIAANPIPYWAAAGKTKEVFDEAFADFLAIGFTAVKADVPEGMTANDYLAWIGGYGLSPSLSLFNSPFDDTVTVDGEVEKAKRFAADQVALGLDRTMISSMAVPARLAQPAVGAELDEGRLSRAIDMCGEVCRALTAEGLRPLHHSHIGGVFETEHEITRLLDDLGPDVIGFGPDTGHLRWAGIEPAAFIRRYADRLGGIHIKDVFPDHLEGSTLSYREATASKRLWAEPGLGVVDFDAVLAAIPDDYDGDYMIEVDEPSVESKLESHEMSFAWARRALAGRVTE
- a CDS encoding lactate racemase domain-containing protein, producing the protein MTSTVAGQAARLGGADRVLSEDEVTAFVLDQLGGLDVDGRSVCVLVPDATRTCPLPLLVSAVHRALHGRVSRLTVLIALGTHGAMTDEALAAHVGVYPDTEVINHEWWKPETFAHLGTIPSERIAELSDGRMSGDVPVLLNRAVVEHDIAIVVGPVLPHEVVGMSGGNKYFFPGVAGQQIIDVSHWLGALITSAEIIGTTGLTPVRALINDGAALIPAEKYAFCVVTAELPPDGTDSDKSSALHSISFGDCVSSWSSAAEISAATHVTYLDRPRRRVLSIVPQMYDEIWTGAKGFYKVEPIVADGGEVILYAPHIREIATSHPQIHEIGYHCRDYFVQQWDAFKHVHWGVLAHSTHLRGAGTYDARTGIEKLRVDVTLATGIPEEVCRAVNLGYRDPATIDVAEFATDPNTLVVPRAGEVLFRLR